TCATTCGGCGGCATGGCCATATCCGTGTGATCTGCACGGATGGCCGGCACAAGCAGCGGCAGGGTTGAAGGCCACCGCATTGCCATAGGTAAAAGAAACGGCTATCATAGCCGGCTCGCCATTTCTTGGCCGGCGGGCGCTAGGCTCAGTAGGAGATTTTTGAATGGCCCGTATTGCCGGTGTCAATATTCCTGATCAAAAGCATGCAGTGATTGCATTGACTGCAATTTATGGCGTTGGGCGGAATCGTGCAAAACTGATCTGTGAGATGGCTGGCATCAGCCCTTCGGCGCCGATCAAGGATCTGACCGAGGGCGAACTTGAAACGTTGCGGCAAGCAATTGCGAAGTTCACTGTCGAAGGTGATCTGCGACGCGAAGTTTCGATGAACATCAAGCGCCTTATGGATCTGGGCTGTTATCGCGGACTCCGTCATCGCCGCGGCCTGCCGGTTCGGGGGCAGCGCACTCGAACCAATGCGCGTACACGCAAGGGCCCGCGTCGCGCGATCCGCAAATAAGGCAGGCATCCTGCTCAAGGTCGTATCAATCACGGAATTGGCGTATTTCAATGGCAAAGACAGCACCCCGTAAACGAGTCAGAAAGCATGTCACCGATGCTGTGGCTCACGTGCATGCATCCTTCAATAACACCATCATCACTATTACGGATCGTCAGGGTAATGCGCTCTGTTGGGCGACGTCTGGTGGATCGGGGTTCCGTGGTTCACGCAAGAGCACGCCATTTGCGGCGCAGGTCGCTGCGGAACGAGCCGGGAATGCTGCTCAGGAACATGGCGTCCGGAATCTTGATGTCTTGGTTAAAGGCCCGGGTCCTGGTCGTGAGGCGGCGGTTCGTGCACTCCATAATGTGGGCTTCAAGGTGTTGAGCATCACCGATGTGACCCCCATTCCTCATAATGGTTGCCGGCCACCCAAGCGGCGGCGGGTCTGATCGACGCATTGGCGTGATGCGATCGTACGAGAGATAGGCATGGCGAAGTATATTGGACCGAAATGCAAGCTTTCCCGTCGCGAAGGAACGGATCTGTTCCTTAAGGCAAGGGGGAGCTCCTATGAGAAGAAGTGCCGAAGTGAGTCGGCTCCCGGCCAGCATGGTCAGCGCCGCACACGCGTATCTGACTACGGTTTGCAGCTTCGCGAGAAGCAGAAGTTGCGCCGCATGTATGGCGTGCTCGAACATCAGTTCCATGGCTATTATGAAAAAGCGGCGCGGACTCGTGGGAATACCGGTGAGTTGATGCTGCAGATTCTTGAGAATCGCTTGGATAACGTGGTCTATCGCATGGGGTTTGCGTCGACTCGTGCTGAGGCACGTCAGTTGGTTGGACACAAGGCGTTTATGGTCAACGGGAACACCGCAAATGTTCCATCGATGCAGGTTCGTCCAGGTGACGTGATCCGTGTGGCAGACCGTGCGCGTGGGCAGGACCGAATTCGTGGTGCGTTGACGGTTGCCTTGGAGGTCGGTCTTCCCGCTTGGGTCGAGGTGGATGAGAAGGAGCTTCAGGGGACCTATAAGATGGTTCCGGATCGGTCCGACTTGTCCCCGGATATCAACGAAAACCTCGTTGTAGAGTTGTACTCCAAGTAAGAGGGAAGAGTGGATGCAGGGCTTCGGTGCT
This window of the Candidatus Macondimonas diazotrophica genome carries:
- the rpsM gene encoding 30S ribosomal protein S13 — its product is MARIAGVNIPDQKHAVIALTAIYGVGRNRAKLICEMAGISPSAPIKDLTEGELETLRQAIAKFTVEGDLRREVSMNIKRLMDLGCYRGLRHRRGLPVRGQRTRTNARTRKGPRRAIRK
- the rpsD gene encoding 30S ribosomal protein S4 — its product is MAKYIGPKCKLSRREGTDLFLKARGSSYEKKCRSESAPGQHGQRRTRVSDYGLQLREKQKLRRMYGVLEHQFHGYYEKAARTRGNTGELMLQILENRLDNVVYRMGFASTRAEARQLVGHKAFMVNGNTANVPSMQVRPGDVIRVADRARGQDRIRGALTVALEVGLPAWVEVDEKELQGTYKMVPDRSDLSPDINENLVVELYSK
- the rpsK gene encoding 30S ribosomal protein S11, which produces MAKTAPRKRVRKHVTDAVAHVHASFNNTIITITDRQGNALCWATSGGSGFRGSRKSTPFAAQVAAERAGNAAQEHGVRNLDVLVKGPGPGREAAVRALHNVGFKVLSITDVTPIPHNGCRPPKRRRV
- the rpmJ gene encoding 50S ribosomal protein L36, which translates into the protein MKVRASVKRICRNCKIIRRHGHIRVICTDGRHKQRQG